CCCGGCGTCGACGTCAACGACCTCTATTCCAGCTACCCCGACTACGCGATCGACGTCCAGGCCGAGCAGGCCCGCCTGGCCCGCGCCGAGTTGCTGGTGCTCCTGCACCCGATCCAGTGGTATTCGATGCCGGCGCTGCAGAAGCTCTGGCTCGACGATGTGCTGAGCTACGGCTGGGCCTACGGCGGCGGCGGCATGGCGCTGCAGGGCAAGGACTGCTGGCTGGTGGCCACCACCGGCGGGCCCGAGCACAGCTACCACCCGCAGAGCTACAACCGCTACTTCTTCGACGCCTTCCTGCCGCCCTACGAGCAGACCGCCGCCCTCTGCGGCATGCGCTTCCTGCCGCCGCTGCTGTTCCACGGCGCGCGCAGCGCCAGCCCCGAGATGCTCGCGGCGCACATCGATGTCTTCAGGCAGCGCCTCTCGAGCTACCCCGACTGGCCGGAGATGGAGGACATCCCCGAATGCGCCGCCTGCGAAGTCCCGGCCACTGACCGGCCGCTGGAACACGAGGAGGCCTGATGGAACACGCACCGG
Above is a window of Variovorax sp. RA8 DNA encoding:
- the kefF gene encoding glutathione-regulated potassium-efflux system oxidoreductase KefF, which produces MTTTTPSPARSARGIYLLAAHPHWRDSRVNWQLLQAARSLPGVDVNDLYSSYPDYAIDVQAEQARLARAELLVLLHPIQWYSMPALQKLWLDDVLSYGWAYGGGGMALQGKDCWLVATTGGPEHSYHPQSYNRYFFDAFLPPYEQTAALCGMRFLPPLLFHGARSASPEMLAAHIDVFRQRLSSYPDWPEMEDIPECAACEVPATDRPLEHEEA